The Dioscorea cayenensis subsp. rotundata cultivar TDr96_F1 chromosome 19, TDr96_F1_v2_PseudoChromosome.rev07_lg8_w22 25.fasta, whole genome shotgun sequence genome includes a window with the following:
- the LOC120283763 gene encoding 30S ribosomal protein S17-like: MKPVVGMVVSNKMQKSVVVAVDRLFHHKLYNRYVKRTSKFMAHDENNECSIGDRVRLDPSRPLSKRKHWVVAEILRKARVYVPPSSIPASPSDSTGGPKPAATSPSS, from the exons atgaaGCCGGTGGTGGGGATGGTGGTGTCGAACAAGATGCAGAAGTCCGTCGTGGTCGCCGTCGACCGCCTCTTCCACCACAAGCTCTACAATCGCTACGTGAAGCGCACCAGCAAGTTCATGGCCCACGACGAGAACAACGAGTGCAGCATCGGTGATCGG GTTAGGCTGGATCCTTCAAGACCATTGAGCAAACGAAAGCACTGGGTTGTTGCAGAGATCCTCCGAAAAGCCAGAGTTTATGTCCCACCATCATCGATACCTGCAAGTCCAAGTGATTCTACTGGAGGTCCCAAACCAGCTGCGACAAGTCCCTCTTCCTGA